The proteins below come from a single Brassica napus cultivar Da-Ae unplaced genomic scaffold, Da-Ae ScsIHWf_834;HRSCAF=1189, whole genome shotgun sequence genomic window:
- the LOC125606290 gene encoding ascorbate transporter, chloroplastic-like produces the protein MAIFVHIGGWIGDTPMSRGLSITAVRKERSKKYTIIMQSMGSLGPTLFFLSQLNRVKTPAVAVLCMTCRQNQSKVVSSSDIKTHAVPSRALKHSPSRGVLLGLLNTAGVLAGVFGTAATGYILQRGS, from the exons ATGgctatattcgttcatattgGAGGTTGGATTGGTGATACTCCTATGAGCAGAGGTCTTTCTATTACTGCCGTTCGGAAAGAAAGAAGCAAGAAATACACAATT ATCATGCAATCAATGGGCTCTCTGGGTCCTACTTTATTCTTCTTGTCTCAGCTGAACCGTGTCAAAACTCCAGCAGTGGCGGTTCTCTGCATGACGTGCCGTCAG AACCAGTCAAAAGTGGTGTCTAGCTCTGACATAAAGACTCATGCTGTCCCCAGCAGGGCTCTGAAGCATTCTCCTAGTCGG GGTGTACTCTTAGGACTTTTAAACACAGCAGGAGTCCTCGCTGGTGTCTTTGGCACTGCGGCTACTGGCTACATCCTCCAACGAG GTTCTTGA
- the LOC106435771 gene encoding cytochrome P450 86A2-like: MDVSNTMLLVAIAAAYWLWFKRISRWLKGPRVWPILGSLPGLIEQRDRMHDWITENLRACGGTYQTCICAVPFLAKKQGLVTVTCDPKNIEHMLKTRFDNYPKGPAWQAVFHDFLGQGIFNADGDTWLFQRKTAALEFTTRTLRQAMGRWVNRGIKLRFCPILETAQIKCEPVDLQDLVLRLTFDNICGLAFGKDTRTCAPGLPENGFASAFDRATEASLQRFILPEFLWKLKKWLGLGLEVSLNRSLGEIDGYLDAVINTRKQELLSQQESGVQGHDDLLSRFMKKKDQKGQSYSEGFLRHVALNFILAGRDTSSVALSWFFWLVTTHPTVEDKIVREICSVLIETRGTDVSSWTEEPLGFDEVDRLVYLKAALSETLRLYPSVPEDSKHVVNDDILPDGTFVPAGSSVTYSIYAAGRMKTTWGEDCLEFKPERWISPDDGKFVNHDQYRFVAFNAGPRICLGKDLAYLQMKTIAAAVLLRHRLTVAAGHKVEQKMSLTLFMKNGLMVNVHKRDLEGIMKSLITKESKDIIVLKKYNGVIGEGISVNAAVAVAV; this comes from the exons ATGGATGTATCCAATACGATGCTGCTTGTAGCGATCGCTGCAGCTTACTGGCTATGGTTCAAGCGGATCTCACGGTGGCTAAAGGGTCCACGTGTCTGGCCGATACTGGGCAGTCTTCCGGGTCTGATCGAGCAGCGTGACCGTATGCATGACTGGATCACTGAGAACCTCCGTGCGTGTGGCGGTACGTATCAGACATGTATCTGTGCAGTGCCTTTCTTGGCCAAGAAGCAAGGTCTCGTGACGGTCACTTGCGACCCCAAGAACATTGAACACATGCTCAAGACCCGCTTCGATAACTATCCTAAAGGTCCCGCGTGGCAAGCCGTTTTCCATGACTTCCTCGGCCAAGGCATCTTCAACGCTGACGGCGACACCTGGCTCTTCCAGCGCAAAACCGCCGCTCTTGAATTTACCACCAG GACGCTGAGGCAAGCCATGGGTAGGTGGGTAAACCGGGGAATCAAGCTCAGGTTCTGTCCGATTCTTGAAACGGCTCAGATCAAATGCGAGCCGGTCGACCTCCAAGACTTGGTTCTACGCCTCACATTCGACAACATTTGCGGTTTAGCGTTTGGAAAGGACACTCGAACCTGTGCGCCAGGACTTCCCGAGAATGGATTCGCTTCGGCTTTTGACCGAGCCACCGAAGCTTCTCTGCAGCGGTTTATTCTGCCGGAATTCCTGTGGAAGCTCAAGAAATGGCTGGGGCTCGGCTTAGAAGTCAGCTTGAACCGGAGCTTGGGAGAGATTGATGGGTATTTAGATGCAGTCATTAATACACGTAAGCAAGAACTGCTGAGTCAGCAAGAGAGTGGGGTCCAGGGACACGACGATCTCCTCTCCCGTtttatgaagaagaaagatcagAAAGGTCAGTCTTACAGCGAGGGTTTCCTGCGGCACGTGGCGCTTAATTTCATACTAGCTGGTCGTGACACGTCATCAGTAGCACTGAGCTGGTTTTTCTGGCTCGTCACGACACATCCAACGGTGGAGGATAAGATCGTGCGCGAGATATGCTCCGTTCTGATCGAGACACGTGGAACCGACGTCTCGTCGTGGACGGAGGAGCCCTTAGGATTCGATGAGGTGGATCGATTGGTTTACCTCAAGGCGGCGCTCTCGGAGACGCTCAGGCTTTACCCATCGGTGCCGGAGGACTCGAAGCACGTCGTGAACGACGATATTCTGCCGGACGGAACCTTCGTACCGGCGGGATCGTCGGTGACGTATTCGATATACGCGGCGGGGAGGATGAAGACGACGTGGGGAGAGGATTGCCTGGAATTCAAGCCGGAGAGGTGGATCTCGCCGGACGATGGGAAGTTCGTGAACCACGATCAGTATAGATTCGTGGCGTTTAACGCCGGACCAAGGATATGTCTGGGGAAGGATCTAGCGTATCTCCAGATGAAAACGATAGCTGCGGCGGTTTTACTCAGGCACAGACTGACGGTAGCGGCGGGACACAAGGTGGAGCAGAAGATGTCGTTGACTTTGTTCATGAAGAACGGACTTATGGTAAACGTGCACAAGAGAGATTTGGAAGGCATCATGAAGAGTCTCATAACCAAGGAGAGTAAAGACATCATTGTCCTCAAAAAATACAACGGCGTAATTGGCGAAGGCATTTCCGTTAATGCAGCTGTGGCTGTTGCGGTGTAG